TATTAAATTCAGAAAGTTTTTCCGAAGATTCTATTAGCCTAAAACCGGCTGGTGACTCCAAACGCAGTCTTAAGTTATTAAAAGCAACTTCGCCTTCGTTTTTTAATTTAAATTTAACCTCTACGTTTTCGCCCGAAATGGTCTCGGCGGAGGATTCCACGTTTAAACTTACTGGAAAAGAAGAAATTTTTATAGAGGCCGTAGCCATAGATTGAAAAACAATGGTGCCGGCCGAAGGCTTAAAATTAAAAACTGCCTGTGCCTTTCTTTCAAAATTATCACCGCCAAAAACAACTGCTTTGAACTCTCTTTCATAAAGACCGCTGGGCTTAAGTTCGGGAATATTGATAGTTTGCTTTAAAATACTTTGTTTAAATTGATCAGCTTCAGCGGTAGAAATTACCGGCTGCGAAAAATCTGGAAACTGAAAAGTTAAAATACCATCTTTTAATTCGGTTTCGTTTTTATTAACCAATCGCAATTTCCAAGTAACAGTTTCGCCCGCACTAACTTCGGCCGGTGCATTTATTTTAATTTCTATACGATCTTTTCTAAAAGCATAAAAACCACGAAAGAAAACATAAACTGCCACAGTTACTGCCAGCAAAAAGAAAACACCCGCGCCTAGAAATATTTTTTTCCAAATAGCCGGCGAAGGAGTTGTATCTTCTACTGTTGGCGGAGGCACAATAGGCTCTTCTATAGGAATAGCGATATTTTCAACCGGTGGTAAAGTCGGTTTTTCTTCGGTATAAAGCTTTTTTTGTAGTTCTTCTAAATTATCTGCCATATAGATGAATTGTATCGTAACAAGAGAAAAATATCACGCTAAAGGAATGTTATAATATTCATATCCTGCTAATGCAGTTTGAACCATGGTTCAAACTCGCGGGATATCTCATTTTTGCCTTTCCGCCAAAGCTTTACGGGCGGTAAAAGAATCGCCAGAGTATTAAACCTTACGGGGTTTAATAGCGTGCGAACTAAAATGGAGATGGAACTTCTTGCTTGTTTTTGGTGGAGATTCCGCCAAAGGCGGATGCTCCCAAGTAAAATTCAGGAAAGAAGAAACATAAATTTCATACTTTCCGGTGATATTGGATGGAAACAAGCAAAATCTTGACTCCGATGGCAACCGCGTTAGCGTCGGCAACTTCGATCAGAACGGCCTCAACATCAACAACAACTGGGACGATAACCGCAACGACAATCTTGGCCTGGCCTCCTCTCGAACTTCCATCTGCAACCATAAAACCCTCCTTTAGGAGGGTTTTATGGTTTTGCATCAATGAGTTTTTGACGAGCGGATCCAACCGCCTAACATCCGCCCTATCTCATTAACCATTTCCTGAATTAAAATATATTTTTTATTCTCTAAAACACCAATATCTTTAGCCAAGCGGACATAAACCCTAAAAAGATTGAGCTTAACACTAACTCTTTCTAAGTATGTTACTCTTTTGAGCTTATCCAAACTGCTTATTTCCAACAAATAGCCCAATATCTCAATCAAAATCAAATTGCATTTCTCGCCTAAAGAATACTTGTCTTGCTTGGGAAAACCTTTCAAACAAGCATAAAATTCTTTATATAAATCGTAGGTTTTTTTAAATAGCGGAATATCAAAACTATCCATGAAAATTTATCAAAATATATACGAACAAATAATCTCTGCCGAAAATTTGTTTCTAGCTTGGGCAGAATTCAAAAAAGATAAACAAAAAAGAAAAGACGTTATGCAATTTGAATACAGGCTGGAAAAAAATATTTTAGGCTTGTGCCAAGAACTAAAAAATCAAACATATAAGCATAGTCCTTATAGTAATTTTTATATAACCGACCCCAAACCCAGGCACATTCACAAAGCATTGGTTAGAGACAGAGTGGTGCACCATTCAGTTTTTAATATCCTTAATCCTGTTTTTGAAAAAACTTTTATCTTTAATTCTTATTCCTGCAGAAAAAACAAAGGCACTCACAAGGGCATAAACCAATTACACAAAATTTTAAGAAAAATAAGCCAAAACAATCATAAACCATGCTTTATATTAAAATGCGATATTAAAAAATTCTTTCAATCAGTTAATCACGGTATTTTGTTAAATATTATTGATCGAAAAATATACGATGAAAAAGCATTGGCCTTAATTAAAGAAATTGTAGAGAGTTTTAAACCCGGGTTGCCCATAGGCAACCTAACCAGCCAATTATTTGCCAATATTTATTTAAATAATCTGGACCAATATATAAAGCACCATTTAAAAATTCCCTTTTATATAAGATATACCGATGATTTTGTGATTATTTATAACGATTTGGAAAAACTAAAACAGTGGCTTAGCCAGATTCAGGAATTTTTAAATGTAAACCTAAAACTACGTCTGCATCCCAATAAAGTTATTCTGCGCAAATATCATCAAGGAACTGATTTTTTGGGCTATGTGCAATTTCCCCATTATTGTATTTTGCGCCCTAGAACCGAAAGAAGAATAATGAAAAGGATACAGCAGGGAGTTTCTGAACAATCGCTAAATTCATATCTAGGTGTGCTTTCTCATGCTAATAGTTATAAATTATCGGAAAAAATCAAAAACTTGTTTTGGTTTAATAAAAAAGAAAACCCGTCTTGATGGACGAGTTAAAAAATAATTATAATTCCACAATTAAAAATTACGTTGGTTGGTTGGTTGGTTGGTTGGTTGGTTGGTTGGAATTGGAACTCTCTTTCATTATAAATTTAGTATAACATAATTGGTTATAAAAAATTGAACCCTCGGATTTTCCGAAGGTTCAAGAAACAAAATTCAAAAGCCTGCCCCGCACCGAGCTACGCTCTGGTGCGGGGATTCAATACTTCAAAACTCAACTCCCTATTTGGAACTTCGAGAGGAGGCCAGGCCAAGACTGTCGTAGCGGTTATCGTCATGGTCGTAGTCGAAGTAGAGGCCGAACCGATCGAAATCGCCGACGCCAACGCGGCTGCCATCGGAGTCAAGAGACGAAGTTCGGACATAGGTGTGTTCGAACAGTCGCTCACCAGTAGCCATGAAGTGGCCAATGATGGCGTAGACCACCACTTGCGCCTTCGGTGTTTCCTCGTCTTTGCCGAGTAGCTTCTGCTGATCATCCCAAGTCTTGGACGTGGAATCCATAACCGGAGTTTTGCGGACGAGATGCCATCCGACTTCGCCCTTGTATTTGGCAAAAGTCTCCTTGTTGTACCAATCCTGTTCATAAAACAGGCGCTGACCGTTGTTAGCGACCTTGCCTCGGATGTCCAGGATTGAGAGAGGAAAAATGGCGACAAGGGTATGCGTGTCTCTTGCCTCGGTAAGCTCGGCTTCAGTGAACGGAACTTCGGCCAAAGCCGAGATCTGCGCTCGCGTGGGCTTTACACCGAGATACTGAATCGCTTCCTCTACCCCAAACATGTTGCGCCCCATTATCTGATGGGCCGTTTTCTGCGAAGTGGTGGCTTCATAGCCGCCGTTGCTGATAAGCCTAACCACTTTCGTGGCAAGGTCATTGCCCTTGGAGCCTATGACTCTCTGGGCAAGTTCATCGTTGAGGCCAGCGGCCTCAAGTTTTAGGAGCACTTCATGCTCTTTGTGCACCGACAGAGTACGGCTCACGATGGTTTCCATCGCGTACCTCCTATAGGAATGAGTTATCCCGAAATCGTCGGGACCGCGGTTTTTACTAACTTTTAAGTACTAATAACCATACTATCATATTGACAACTATAAGTCAATAGTAACCCCAAAATTATTTAAAAACATATCTTTTATCTTTGTTCTAAGAATAGTGGAATCAGCTAATTTAAAATCTGGTGCTCTGGGGTTTAAGCCATTGGAATCTAAAATATGATAACACCATAAATAAGCCGACTCCTTTAAGCCTTCTCTAGTAGCATATTTATTATTTAAAATAGAAAAGAAGTTTGCGGTTTGTTGCCAAATTTTTTCTTCGCCCATACCTGGTTCAAAGATTCTAAATATAATTTGCGTAGCAAAATGCGCCAACTTTAGGCAGTATAAATCATTCTTTAAAATTAAATGCGAATCCTTAATTTTAAAATCTGTAATTATCGGTATATGTTTTGATGGCACAAAAAAAACTTCGGCATGATTAAACATATCTAGGCCATGCCTAAGTTTGCCGGTATATTTGCGCACACTTTTAGCCTGCAGTTCCATTAAGCCAAACTCTTTGGTATAAAGTGTAAAAACCGCATCAGCTTCACGGCGAGGTGTGTTTTTTAAAATAATGCCTTCTATAGATTTCATAAACGGTAAAAGTATAACATGTATCCTAAATTAAAATTATCATCCCGAACAGCATTATGGAGAAGACTATCTTATATAAATAAAGAGGCTCCATATCGTCTGTGAGGGGTGATAATTTTTCTTAAAAACTTGCTGGCGAGCGAAAGAGCAATTTTTAAGCTAAACTATTAAACATGAGTAGGAATAGTAAAATTTTAATAGCAATTATGGCTCTGGCGGGTATTTTGCGCTTATGGGGTTTGGGTTCGGCCGAACTCCTTTTTGATGAATCTTTTTATTCTTTTAGATCCATCGGCTGGCTGGACTACCTAGAAAGCCCATACCAAACCACGCCGGTACAGTGGTTTATCCCGAGCGAAGTCGAGGGACTCATGGATGGCGAGAGTAACCGAACCATGAGTGGTACAAATATGCCATGGTGGCTTAAACTATCTTTCCACGACCACCCGCCTTTATTCTTTTTAATTCAAAAAGTATTTTTTAATTTATTCGGTGATTCACTTTTTATCTCACGCTTACCCTCGGCAATTTTCGGCTTGGGTTTTGTTTATTTAATTTATTTAATTGGCAAAAAACTTTTTAAAAAAGAATCGGCCGGTTTAATTTCCGCTTTTATTGCCGCCATAAGTTTTGCCCATATTTCGCTTTCGCGACTCGCCATGCTGGAATCTGTTTTGTTCTTTTTTATACTTTTAAATATTTATTACTTTTTAAAACTGCTTGAGATGGATTCGGCAAGCTCACCGCAAGCTAAAAAATATTGGTGGCAGTTTGGCTTAACGTTTGGCATGGCTATGTTAACCAAATATATCGCCGTTTTTTTGATTCCAACTTACCTTGTCTTTCTTGTCATTAAGAAGGTTCAACCTTCCTGGAAGGTTGAACCTTCTAGGATTTCCTGGCGATCTATCTGCCTAGCTATCGTTTTGGCTATAATAATTTTCTCGCCGGTTATTGTTTATAACATTTATTCTTACAAAACCTTTGGGCATTTTGATCTGCAGTTGGCTTATCTTCTAAAACAAGATACCCCTTGGCCCATTGAAGCTTTCGGTGGCAAAACCCAGGATCCTTTTTCTAAAATTGGCGAAAATTTGCCCGCAGTGTTTTCTATGCCATTCCTAGTAATAGTCTTGATTAGTTTAGTTTTCGCCACCATAAAACAAAGAAAAGAATTGTCTTTAGTGTTAATTTCTTTTGTTTTTATAATTTTACTTTTAACCCAAACTGGTTCAGCCATTCGTTTTGTTTCTTTACTTGTAATTCCTGCCATATTTTTTATAACTGCGTTTATTTTATTTTTATGGCAAAAACCGTATAGATTCTTAAGTGTTGGTTTAATATTTACTGCCATAATTTGCAGCGAACTTTACTTTTTTGCTTTTTCTAAACCCGATTACGGCGTAGTAAAACTAGATAAATATTTCGATTCTGTTTTTAACGGTAACAGACCCGAGAATTTACCTACACATCTCAATCCTTATTTAAATAAAGTT
Above is a genomic segment from bacterium containing:
- the avd gene encoding diversity-generating retroelement protein Avd, with product MDSFDIPLFKKTYDLYKEFYACLKGFPKQDKYSLGEKCNLILIEILGYLLEISSLDKLKRVTYLERVSVKLNLFRVYVRLAKDIGVLENKKYILIQEMVNEIGRMLGGWIRSSKTH
- a CDS encoding reverse transcriptase domain-containing protein; its protein translation is MKIYQNIYEQIISAENLFLAWAEFKKDKQKRKDVMQFEYRLEKNILGLCQELKNQTYKHSPYSNFYITDPKPRHIHKALVRDRVVHHSVFNILNPVFEKTFIFNSYSCRKNKGTHKGINQLHKILRKISQNNHKPCFILKCDIKKFFQSVNHGILLNIIDRKIYDEKALALIKEIVESFKPGLPIGNLTSQLFANIYLNNLDQYIKHHLKIPFYIRYTDDFVIIYNDLEKLKQWLSQIQEFLNVNLKLRLHPNKVILRKYHQGTDFLGYVQFPHYCILRPRTERRIMKRIQQGVSEQSLNSYLGVLSHANSYKLSEKIKNLFWFNKKENPS
- the recO gene encoding DNA repair protein RecO; amino-acid sequence: MKSIEGIILKNTPRREADAVFTLYTKEFGLMELQAKSVRKYTGKLRHGLDMFNHAEVFFVPSKHIPIITDFKIKDSHLILKNDLYCLKLAHFATQIIFRIFEPGMGEEKIWQQTANFFSILNNKYATREGLKESAYLWCYHILDSNGLNPRAPDFKLADSTILRTKIKDMFLNNFGVTIDL
- a CDS encoding glycosyltransferase family 39 protein encodes the protein MSRNSKILIAIMALAGILRLWGLGSAELLFDESFYSFRSIGWLDYLESPYQTTPVQWFIPSEVEGLMDGESNRTMSGTNMPWWLKLSFHDHPPLFFLIQKVFFNLFGDSLFISRLPSAIFGLGFVYLIYLIGKKLFKKESAGLISAFIAAISFAHISLSRLAMLESVLFFFILLNIYYFLKLLEMDSASSPQAKKYWWQFGLTFGMAMLTKYIAVFLIPTYLVFLVIKKVQPSWKVEPSRISWRSICLAIVLAIIIFSPVIVYNIYSYKTFGHFDLQLAYLLKQDTPWPIEAFGGKTQDPFSKIGENLPAVFSMPFLVIVLISLVFATIKQRKELSLVLISFVFIILLLTQTGSAIRFVSLLVIPAIFFITAFILFLWQKPYRFLSVGLIFTAIICSELYFFAFSKPDYGVVKLDKYFDSVFNGNRPENLPTHLNPYLNKVIQDYSQKYPATLAPTGIIYDDNIALQAQLWLFSRRQYYHGIPVMTASNFENIIEKNGVSAFKDFTLYFVKAEEASPLKPTISTEYAKNIEALLQKNNQKPVITITGYGTNAIPAFKVYKFSLN